Proteins co-encoded in one Myxococcales bacterium genomic window:
- a CDS encoding sigma-54-dependent Fis family transcriptional regulator, whose amino-acid sequence MGEHSVLVVDDRANMLSLAKKVLGKDVRVLTASGGREALEVLKAQPVSVVVCDLRMPDMEGIEVLRECKRLRPNTEFILMTAYASVATAVEALRLGAYDYITKPFDPDQLRGVVLSAVGRSAPASEPNGDDPTPKELLPGLVGRSPPMRELAAQVVRYAASDATALVIGETGTGKERIARALHTQGDRASQRFVAVNCAAIPAELLESELFGYAKGAFSGASRDRGGLFEEANHGTLFLDEIGELRLSLQAKLTRAIEEKAVRRLGESRERSVDVRLVAATHRDLEAMVKAGTFREDLWYRLNVARVSVPPLRERKDDIPLLSRHFLRERAASISDRRIEGFSDEALARLSAYDWPGNVRQLRSAVERAYLLAPGDTVNVSDLPDELLQRRAPSGGSELANLTWQAALEHAREEAAQLYLSAVMERFDGRVADAAAHAGIERESFYRLLRRYGVRSEGG is encoded by the coding sequence ATGGGTGAGCACAGCGTCTTGGTGGTGGACGACCGGGCGAACATGCTGAGCTTGGCCAAGAAGGTGCTGGGCAAGGACGTGCGAGTGCTCACGGCCTCGGGCGGACGCGAGGCGCTCGAAGTGTTGAAAGCCCAGCCGGTTTCAGTCGTCGTGTGTGATCTGCGCATGCCGGACATGGAGGGCATCGAAGTACTGCGTGAGTGCAAGCGGTTGCGCCCGAACACCGAGTTCATCCTGATGACGGCGTACGCCTCCGTCGCGACCGCCGTGGAAGCGCTGAGACTTGGTGCGTACGACTACATCACCAAGCCGTTCGATCCCGATCAGCTGCGTGGAGTCGTGCTCAGCGCCGTGGGGCGCTCGGCGCCCGCGAGTGAACCGAATGGCGACGACCCCACTCCCAAAGAACTGCTGCCGGGTCTCGTCGGCCGCTCGCCACCGATGCGGGAGCTAGCGGCTCAGGTGGTGCGGTACGCGGCCAGCGACGCGACCGCGCTGGTGATCGGGGAGACCGGCACCGGCAAAGAGCGCATTGCGCGGGCCCTCCACACCCAGGGCGACCGGGCGTCGCAGCGCTTCGTGGCGGTCAACTGCGCGGCCATCCCCGCGGAGCTGCTCGAGAGTGAGCTCTTCGGCTACGCGAAAGGTGCATTCAGCGGCGCGTCCCGCGATCGCGGAGGGCTGTTCGAAGAGGCGAACCATGGGACTTTGTTCCTCGACGAGATCGGCGAGCTCCGCCTGTCGCTGCAGGCCAAGCTCACCCGGGCGATCGAAGAGAAGGCCGTGCGCCGCCTGGGTGAGTCCCGCGAGCGCAGCGTGGACGTGCGCCTGGTCGCGGCGACGCATCGTGATCTGGAGGCCATGGTCAAGGCCGGCACCTTCCGCGAAGATCTCTGGTATCGCCTCAACGTGGCACGGGTTTCGGTGCCACCGCTCCGGGAGCGGAAGGACGACATCCCGCTGCTCTCTCGCCACTTTCTGCGCGAACGCGCCGCGTCGATTTCGGACCGCCGCATCGAAGGCTTCAGTGACGAAGCGTTGGCCCGGCTCAGCGCCTACGACTGGCCCGGCAACGTGCGCCAGCTCCGCTCTGCGGTCGAACGCGCGTATCTACTCGCCCCGGGCGACACCGTCAATGTGAGTGATCTTCCCGATGAGCTGCTCCAGCGCCGAGCGCCGAGCGGTGGGAGCGAGCTGGCTAATCTCACCTGGCAAGCGGCGCTCGAGCACGCACGCGAGGAGGCCGCGCAGCTCTACCTCAGCGCCGTCATGGAGCGCTTCGACGGGCGCGTCGCGGACGCCGCGGCCCACGCGGGCATCGAGCGGGAGAGCTTCTACCGTCTGCTCCGGCGCTACGGGGTTCGATCGGAAGGGGGCTGA
- a CDS encoding cupredoxin domain-containing protein: MKCLSLSLALSLSLLTACESPGTAASGSGTPAAPTTPAATAARVIDIQVGSDGFTPSNIALNAHEKATLRFTRVSDETCAKKVVFPELKLEKDLPLKQAVEVSVPTDSARTLAFQCGMGMFKSSVVIN; encoded by the coding sequence ATGAAATGCCTCAGCCTGTCCCTCGCCCTGTCCCTATCCCTTCTGACGGCCTGCGAGTCCCCCGGAACCGCGGCATCCGGCTCCGGCACTCCGGCCGCGCCCACCACTCCGGCCGCCACAGCGGCGCGCGTGATCGACATTCAGGTCGGCAGCGACGGGTTCACCCCGAGCAACATCGCGCTGAATGCCCACGAGAAAGCCACGCTCCGCTTCACCCGTGTGTCGGACGAGACCTGCGCCAAGAAGGTCGTTTTTCCGGAGCTGAAGCTGGAGAAGGACCTGCCGCTGAAACAAGCCGTCGAGGTCAGCGTTCCGACCGATTCGGCGCGAACGCTGGCGTTCCAGTGTGGCATGGGGATGTTCAAATCGTCAGTCGTGATCAACTGA